The genomic region GTtgaacattaattaattaattatcatagttactttaaccattatctattttataacgattgtgaaggaagctatgatagcttatactaagtcactctcgttggcacgatgttgccactaaccaaactcacatgcaccaggccgggaatcgaacctgggtcgccttggtgagacgcgagtgcgctaaccactgcgctaaccggacaatcATAGTTAAGATGTTAAACACtatttaattagtttaataacatAAATCCTCACGAATAACTTTACCATTTCCATTAATTATTCTATCAGAAGTTATTATGCAATAACAAAGGTAATATTATTGTACCTATAATCAGTCGGACTGTAACCCTTTCTTGCCACACTGATATCGTTGATTATTGAAAAGAAAGTATGAAATGAAAAGCTGATTTTCACGCTCATACTCAGTGCTACCTCAGTTCACATTTATTCCTAAGTATGTGAAGAAAAAGAGTGTATGTCAACTTACAATGAATGCTGATCATCGTCTTCCGTCTCCTTATCAGACACATTAGACGTAATGCAATGTTATTCGGATGATTGCTCTTTGTTTTTGCAACAGCAGAAACAGTTTAAACCCCTCATGTTTGTCCTCTCCATGAACTAAGAACGGCAGTAACAGAAGGCACGTTTATTCACCTCTCTCTAACAAACACCTCCCGTTCCAATCTGATCAAGGAAGTTGTTTATTTAGGTTAAGCGGTGTACTCGCTTACAGATAAAGTAATATCATTACATATCTCTTTTGCGGATGAGAGTCGGACGCATCTGGCGTGCGCCCCTATCTTAAATGCCATGTCTGAAACAAATTCATGTTAAACTCTTGGAAAAAAGTATCATAACACTTCACAATTGACCATAATGTCCAGAAACGTATATATGTATGGGAGTCATAAATCACCACTGTGTCGAAcatttcaaattgatttatatCAAAGCGTTCATTAGCATTTTAAAGTATGCAAAACGATCGGTTATAGCACATTAAATGCACGTTTCATGCACATACCTGCTTTCTGACTGTTTTGGtcattaaacaaatgttaaacattgaaaGTTAAACACACCAGAGACCACTTTGACAAAAACCAAAGAGCTGAAAACACGGGGGTACTGAATgggtatttttaatttaaatagcaGCAATTTGTTCCTAAATTACAGCTATAAATATCCGATACCCAATAAAGGTctttttagaatgttttatagaacaatcgttcaaattaaacaaggagagattaaaacgttttattgtttgtatccCGTTTACGATCATGATTTTCTGCATTTCGGCTCATTACTTCTTTTccttaaaataagtttttgtcatttttcgtAAGTGTTTTTTCAACCCAAACCTTGTCTGGCTTTGGTCCACATCTTCGCAAATCGTTCACTGTGAGATTATCGTTCACTGTGAGATGTTCACTGTGAGATTATCGTTCACTGTGAGATTATCGTTCACTGTGAGATTACGCGCGAATGTGGATCGGATGAATATGCCGGGATAAACAGATTGAATAGATGCAACAGCTTGTTTTTATGCATGCGGATAGCGTGCAAATGGAATAAAGGACATATATTTCAtctcatttttttccattttgataATGACTGATTCTCCTCAaaccaatattttgaaaatagaagcTTTTCAGATTTTCAAACTTTGGGCGTTAAAGTGAAAGACAAACACAATTTGACGTTTCTTCTGAAACTGATGCGTAAGCTGCAGTGGTCTGATTTTAACTTCTAGCcacattcaaaaacaaaggttttaaagtgacactcttattcaaaatcaatatatacacatgtataacaaacatcaattttgactgataaaccttttaactACGCACTAAATAATTGATaactgataacatgattgtaatcgtgtattcaATAGCATGAAgcgcaaaagtattaaatgattggtgaaagcTAAAAGATTAACCCActttaatatctattttttcaaaatgtttatcatgttttcttttgctttggtttctaatttttgttttgctttggcTTTCCGTTTGTAGATAAGCTGTTTGCCTTATTGTCATCCTCCGTTTACGTATTTCGATTTCTTGACTGGTGTTTGACTGGAGGTTATAGGAATGAGCTCTGGAGAATTGGATTCCTTTACTTTAACAATTTAGTCACCTGGTGTGTTCGAAGACAACGATTCTTTGTCACTGACTGGATAATCttgcattttaatgtttgatatcCATTTAATGCCTGTTTTTGTTGATATTCCAGGATAAATTGTAATTTTGcttcttttttatgttatttgtgACATCTTCCCTTCGGCTTCAAGGCATGTTTCGATGACATGTTCCTTCGCCATAATCATTTAGGTATCACCTCTATTACTTGTAGCGAGTGGCTCCTTATTTTGACAGTGCTTGTGCATTGCATGTTATAAATGTGTAGCTTCTTCGACGTATTTCATAACTTCGTTGATGTTACATCCGTTTGAGTTTCTGTTAGTACCGTCGTCTGCGCTGACGTCATGTGTTCGTTTTCACTCACCATCTCTGTCTGTCCTTGTGCAACTCCTTTCACCAAAATGTTTCCACCTTCAGTAAGGTACAACACAGGCCAAACAATGTAATCAATGGTTTTCCCGGATATAGTATAAATCCTATATATGCTGGTGTCAAGAATCTCCCCTCTTTTATCGATGTTCTTATCTACGTACACAGGCGGGTCTTGAACAGCCATCAACCAGCAGattgttatgcatttttcaaagaACGGTTTGAGACATTTTCTTTGttcttttgtttcaaattgtttcTTGATAGTTGGTCGTAGCTCCTGGAAAGAAAGTTCAAAGGGGTTATGTAacgttataaaaatatttaacgcACAATATACACAAACCATTGCCTTGATACAGTTTTAGATTTCCAACGTGATTCCGTCTCTTAATAAACTTAGGTCTCAATacaaattgttcacattttaacTCTACATGTACGCGCTTAAGCGTGAAATGTATACCTTTCTGAATTCTTTAACTGCAGTTTCATAATGCTTCTTACGATTGTCTTTCATCTGTTTGACAAGTTGGGTAGATGGCTCAGGCATCTGTAATTTGTAAAAGGCTACATAAGTCTATCCACTTACCAGCATTATAAGGTAATGCTTTAACCTTTTCTGGCACGAATAATCTCGTAAGATAATacttttccttaaataaaaaatattattagaGGCTCCATTTATTCGTGTTAGATGGGGCGTAAGTTTAAAACTTGAAGAGCATAAGTTTAATCCTCTTGAATTTGCAGGGCTTGTCTGGATATGATCATGATTACATTATTTGGTACCAAATCTTATACATAAATCAATTATATACGTCTTTTTTGTGACCATTAATTGATATTACCAAACACAAATAACGAATGACAGGTGAGTCAACATTTCATTCGCTGATGAATATTACCTGgaatagtttcaaaactgtgtTTAACTCGTTCAAATCAGCGTCAGCCTTTTGTCtacattgaacataaatatcctgaaaacaaaatgtttgtatgCTTTAATTTTCATTCAGAGATATCGGGTGGTTCAAATTCTAGGCAACgtgatatgattttaaatacgagtttTACAAAGGTAGCCAGCGTGGCTTATGACCAGATCTTATTTTCGCTCACTTAATTTGATTAgtaaattgtttcatttatagaTGAATAGTAATCACAGTGTATAGCATTTTACCACAAATATCTTTAACAAGTTCTTGCATGCATCTTGTTTTTCTTGTGTGTCCTTCTCGGTAAGTACATCGTATGCTTCTGTCCATTCATTGTCGTAGAGTTCCGAAAACATTTCGGCAAGCTTTGTTGGTCTATTTGGATCGCTAAGATCGGTGATGTCGGGGTTGTTGTCTGACATTTTTGCTCCAAGTGCTGCACTCAGTCTGAAACCGCATATGCATATACCAATCATAATAATgtcatatattcattttgttttataattgtattgtttagaattgtattgatattgcgacatgttgtttatttgtgaGAAATTgtaggtttatgtttaaaaacataccaCACCTATTCAATAGTGACTGGTTTTCTTCCGTAAGTCTTTGAACTGTTGAATGTAGATCTGCTATTTGCGTCCTGCATTGACATATTTCCGATTCTGGCCTGCATGAAAAAAATGGAGGGATACCGGATACAGTGTCACAGCATTAAAATAATCAACTTGTTAAAAAATCGTCAATTCAACCTGAGATTGCCAATTAAAAACCATTCAGTCAAATACGTTTGTCTTTAAAAATTTGACATAAACATGATGCCTAGTCATCTAAAAtaattcaagatatttataactTTACAGGACGACAAAGAAAACATGATTGCGTATAATGATCTTACCTTTTACCtttctttttcttgtttttcaataatttattcgGTACAGTAGTGATCTCGTTTTTGCCCTCATCTCTAattggaaatgttaaaaaaaataagatcatTTAATGGTGTGATTTTGCAAATGaataatgcatgtatgtttCAATAACCATAGCATTTGTTATTGGACATTACATAACATGCAGCTAGATACATACATTGTTATGTGCATCTCTGACGAGCTTGTTGGCCTGGAcgttctaaaaatagataaatttacacatttctttcaaatgatagtGTCATTCCTTTCCGGTCTGCATTAATAATAAAGGGGTGCATCATATTGTGTTACAACTTATTATGTCGAgccttaaaatataaaacgtcAATTCAACgtaatattaaaaatcaaaatcaaaatattcatactgttaaaaacattattttttcacgACGATGTGATTTAGTTA from Mya arenaria isolate MELC-2E11 chromosome 3, ASM2691426v1 harbors:
- the LOC128227084 gene encoding uncharacterized protein LOC128227084 isoform X2; translated protein: MGNCFSRANVGPREQNKNTGKPGSNESDEPAGYVGRSINSVNIDPNAVSSLKGISPNEETRRTGSANRDEGKNEITTVPNKLLKNKKKKGKRPESEICQCRTQIADLHSTVQRLTEENQSLLNRLSAALGAKMSDNNPDITDLSDPNRPTKLAEMFSELYDNEWTEAYDVLTEKDTQEKQDACKNLLKIFVDIYVQCRQKADADLNELNTVLKLFQMPEPSTQLVKQMKDNRKKHYETAVKEFRKELRPTIKKQFETKEQRKCLKPFFEKCITICWLMAVQDPPVYVDKNIDKRGEILDTSIYRIYTISGKTIDYIVWPVLYLTEGGNILVKGVAQGQTEMVSENEHMTSAQTTVLTETQTDVTSTKL
- the LOC128227084 gene encoding uncharacterized protein LOC128227084 isoform X1; its protein translation is MGNCFSRANVGPREQNKNTGKPGSNESDEPAGYVGRSINSVNIDPNAVSSLKGISPNEETRRTGSANRTSRPTSSSEMHITIDEGKNEITTVPNKLLKNKKKKGKRPESEICQCRTQIADLHSTVQRLTEENQSLLNRLSAALGAKMSDNNPDITDLSDPNRPTKLAEMFSELYDNEWTEAYDVLTEKDTQEKQDACKNLLKIFVDIYVQCRQKADADLNELNTVLKLFQMPEPSTQLVKQMKDNRKKHYETAVKEFRKELRPTIKKQFETKEQRKCLKPFFEKCITICWLMAVQDPPVYVDKNIDKRGEILDTSIYRIYTISGKTIDYIVWPVLYLTEGGNILVKGVAQGQTEMVSENEHMTSAQTTVLTETQTDVTSTKL